One window from the genome of Anguilla rostrata isolate EN2019 chromosome 5, ASM1855537v3, whole genome shotgun sequence encodes:
- the ap5s1 gene encoding AP-5 complex subunit sigma-1, producing the protein MVLCFLIHTLCPVAGLPPGGSRVLFSRVFGPEDAALDGPGPELGPEERRLLQKEKLAVVARQVRSACALQREATGRPAVEAVQGEESAALQEAEGGVLRLGAGDPFPGGGCVLWLAVQAVGFALVCHPHENLLLGESCLRGLARICLENLRMLAPGNEVVLKSDRIEAALHRLLPHGQLLFLNHRFAQILDKDLAAYMAK; encoded by the exons ATGGTGCTGTGCTTCCTCATCCACACGCTGTGCCCCGTCGCTGGGCTGCCACCGGGGGGCAGCAGGGTCCTCTTCTCCCGCGTGTTTGGCCCGGAGGACGCGGCGCTGGACGGGCCCGGCCCAGAGCTTGGTCCTGAGGAGAGGCGGCTGCTGCAGAAGGAGAAGCTGGCTGTGGTAGCCAG gcaGGTACGGAGCGCGTGTGCCCTGCAGCGGGAGGCGACCGGCCGGCCAGCGGTGGAGGCGGTGCAGGGGGAGGAGTCGGCGGCCCTGCAGGAGGCGGAGGGCGGGGTCCTGCGCCTGGGGGCGGGGGACCCGTTCCCCGGGGGGGGCTGCGTGCTGTGGCTGGCGGTGCAGGCGGTGGGCTTCGCGCTGGTGTGCCACCCCCACGAGAACCTGCTGCTGGGGGAGAGCTGCCTGCGCGGCCTGGCGCGGATCTGCCTGGAGAACCTGCGCATGCTGGCGCCCGGCAACGag GTGGTTCTGAAGAGCGACCGCATCGAGGCAGCGCTCCACCGGCTCCTCCCCCACGgccagctcctcttcctcaaccACCGTTTCGCCCAGATCCTGGACAAGGACCTGGCTGCCTACATGGCCAAatga